A single region of the Thermococcus zilligii AN1 genome encodes:
- a CDS encoding ATP-dependent DNA helicase: MKVDELPVDERIKKIIHDRGIEELYPPQAEALKSGVLEGKNLVLAIPTASGKTLVSEIIMVNKLLKEGGKAVYLVPLKALAEEKYREFREWESLGVRVAVTTGDYDSTDEWLGKYDIIVATAEKFDSLLRHSPRWIKEVKLVVADEVHLIGSYDRGATLEMILSHMLGRAQILALSATIGNAEELAEWLDAELIVSDWRPVELRKGVFHLGTLFWEDGKIDRYPENWESLAVDAVKRGKQALVFVSTRQSAEKEAVSLSSKISRLLTKPEARELEQLTSQIEDNPTTEKLKMALKGGVAFHHAGLGRAERTLIEDAFREGLIKVITATPTLSAGMNLPAFRVIIRDTRRYTDFGWTDIPVLEIQQMMGRAGRPKYDKVGEAIIVARTEDPKGLLGKYIHGKPEKLFSMLANEQAFRGQVLALITNFGVSNFRELIGFLERTFYAHQRKDTASLEYKAKDIVYFLIENEFIDVDLENNFIPLPLGKRTSQLYIDPLTAKKFKDAFPALEKNPNPFGIFQLMASTPDMATLNASRREMEDYLDLAYELEGNLYISIPDYEDPRFQGFLGQVKTAKVLLDWINEVPEVRIYETYNIDPGDLYRILELADWLMYSLVELYRLFEPKEDVLNYLRSLHLRLRHGVREELLELVTLPNIGRKRARALYNAGFRTREDIMRAKVKDLLEVEGIGIKIVEGLFKHLGVEMPGEVREAEKKDGRKKGGTLDEFLK; encoded by the coding sequence ATGAAGGTCGATGAGCTTCCGGTCGACGAGCGCATAAAGAAAATCATCCACGATAGGGGCATAGAGGAGCTCTACCCTCCCCAGGCAGAAGCGCTGAAGAGCGGTGTTTTAGAGGGTAAAAACCTCGTCCTGGCCATCCCCACGGCGAGCGGAAAAACGCTGGTGAGCGAGATCATCATGGTGAACAAGCTTCTGAAAGAAGGGGGTAAGGCAGTCTACCTTGTCCCGCTCAAGGCCCTTGCCGAGGAGAAATACCGCGAGTTCAGGGAGTGGGAGAGCCTGGGGGTAAGGGTGGCAGTTACCACCGGGGACTACGACTCAACGGACGAGTGGCTTGGAAAATACGACATAATCGTTGCCACCGCTGAGAAGTTTGACTCCCTCCTGAGGCACTCCCCGAGGTGGATTAAGGAGGTTAAGCTCGTCGTTGCGGATGAAGTCCACCTCATAGGTTCCTACGACAGGGGGGCAACCCTGGAGATGATACTCAGCCACATGCTCGGCAGGGCCCAGATCCTCGCCCTGAGCGCGACAATAGGAAACGCTGAAGAACTCGCCGAGTGGCTCGATGCTGAACTCATAGTGAGCGACTGGCGGCCGGTTGAGCTGAGGAAAGGGGTTTTCCACCTCGGGACGCTCTTCTGGGAGGACGGGAAAATAGACCGCTATCCAGAGAACTGGGAGAGCCTGGCAGTCGATGCGGTAAAGAGGGGCAAGCAGGCTTTGGTTTTTGTCAGCACGAGGCAATCAGCGGAGAAAGAAGCCGTTTCGCTCTCATCGAAAATCTCCAGGCTGCTCACCAAACCGGAGGCGAGGGAACTCGAACAGCTTACCTCCCAAATAGAGGACAACCCGACAACGGAAAAGCTGAAGATGGCACTGAAAGGCGGCGTCGCCTTCCACCACGCGGGGCTGGGCAGGGCCGAGAGAACCCTGATAGAGGACGCCTTCAGGGAAGGCCTCATCAAGGTGATAACTGCGACGCCGACGCTCTCGGCGGGAATGAACCTCCCCGCTTTCCGCGTTATAATCCGCGATACCAGGAGGTACACGGACTTTGGGTGGACTGACATTCCAGTCCTGGAGATCCAGCAGATGATGGGAAGGGCCGGAAGGCCGAAGTACGACAAGGTCGGCGAGGCAATCATAGTGGCCAGAACCGAAGACCCGAAGGGGCTCCTCGGGAAGTACATCCATGGGAAGCCCGAGAAGCTTTTCTCCATGCTCGCCAACGAGCAGGCCTTCAGGGGCCAGGTTCTCGCTCTAATAACCAACTTCGGGGTCTCAAACTTCCGCGAGCTCATAGGGTTCCTCGAGAGGACGTTCTACGCCCACCAGCGGAAGGACACCGCTTCGCTCGAATACAAGGCCAAGGACATAGTCTACTTCCTCATCGAGAACGAGTTCATCGACGTTGACCTCGAAAACAACTTCATCCCCCTCCCCCTGGGAAAAAGGACTTCCCAGCTCTACATAGACCCGCTGACAGCTAAAAAGTTCAAAGACGCGTTCCCAGCGCTCGAAAAGAACCCAAATCCCTTCGGAATCTTTCAGCTCATGGCATCAACCCCCGACATGGCCACATTAAACGCCAGCAGACGTGAGATGGAGGATTACCTCGACCTCGCCTATGAACTTGAGGGGAACCTCTACATTAGCATCCCCGACTACGAGGACCCGCGCTTCCAGGGTTTCCTAGGCCAGGTGAAGACCGCCAAAGTCCTCCTCGACTGGATAAACGAGGTTCCCGAGGTCAGGATATACGAGACCTACAACATAGACCCCGGCGACCTGTACAGGATTTTGGAGTTAGCCGACTGGCTCATGTACTCCCTGGTGGAGCTTTACAGACTCTTCGAGCCGAAGGAGGACGTCCTGAATTATCTGAGGAGCCTTCACCTCCGCCTGAGGCACGGCGTCCGCGAAGAGCTCCTTGAGCTTGTTACTCTCCCCAACATCGGAAGGAAGAGGGCCAGGGCTCTCTACAACGCAGGCTTCAGGACGAGGGAGGACATAATGCGCGCTAAAGTGAAGGACCTGCTCGAGGTTGAAGGCATAGGGATCAAGATCGTGGAGGGCCTGTTCAAGCACCTCGGCGTCGAGATGCCCGGAGAAGTCAGAGAAGCCGAGAAAAAAGATGGGCGCAAAAAGGGGGGAACCCTCGACGAGTTCCTTAAGTAG
- a CDS encoding dephospho-CoA kinase, translating to MIILVTGMPGSGKSKIVEEFERRGFPSVSMGDIVREETVKRGLELTKDNVARVSIRLRQELGQNAIAKLAVEKVRELLKGSNVVVIDGVRSLDEVGTFRSAFPEERIIIIAVHTPPRQRFERLRGRGREDDPKTWEDFEERDWKELKFGIGGVIAMADYMIVNDGPQKDYEKKVRETVELILTSNPGGA from the coding sequence ATGATTATCCTCGTGACCGGAATGCCAGGTTCTGGAAAGAGCAAAATCGTAGAGGAGTTCGAGAGAAGGGGCTTTCCCAGCGTTTCTATGGGCGACATCGTGAGGGAAGAGACCGTAAAGAGGGGCCTTGAGCTAACCAAAGATAACGTGGCCAGGGTGAGCATAAGACTGAGACAGGAGCTCGGCCAGAACGCCATCGCAAAGTTGGCGGTGGAGAAAGTCAGGGAACTGCTGAAGGGGAGCAACGTCGTCGTCATAGACGGAGTAAGGTCCCTCGACGAGGTCGGAACCTTCAGGAGCGCCTTTCCGGAGGAGAGGATAATCATTATCGCCGTGCACACGCCGCCGAGACAGCGCTTCGAGAGGCTGAGGGGCAGGGGAAGAGAAGACGACCCCAAAACCTGGGAGGACTTCGAGGAGAGGGACTGGAAGGAGCTCAAGTTCGGAATTGGTGGAGTCATAGCCATGGCCGACTACATGATAGTCAACGACGGCCCGCAGAAGGATTACGAGAAAAAAGTGAGGGAAACCGTCGAGCTCATCCTAACATCGAATCCAGGAGGAGCATGA